One Leuconostoc mesenteroides subsp. mesenteroides ATCC 8293 genomic window, ATCCTAAATACTATTTGGCTTGCGGTGATGGGTATAGAAATATTGTTAGCATGGTTTTGTTATTATTCTGGTAAACGTGTAGTAATATGGGCATTTCAAATTAAAAATAATATACAAGCACACAGTAAGTAAGTGTTGCATCAATTTTTAATAAATGATCTACGAGCTTGGAAAGCTGGTCTATGTTTTAGCGTATATCTGTTATTTATTAATTTAATCAACCAATGTCAATTAATTACTTTTATTTACACTTAAAAACCTGTACACAAAAAAGCCCCTGATTAATTTTAGAAGTTTTTTATTATCGATAAATATACAGATGGCGGTATAGTTTTTGAGCAACAGATAGAATGATGAGTGGGCTAACTATATGTATGCCTCACATAACATAGGTGTTCCCTATGTATCTAAAGCTCACTATGAAAACAATAATGGCGATAACCGCCACTGCTGCTCTCAATTGAAATGTTTTACTTTTGGTATCTATCCTGTTCATATTATGTTGCTTTCTAAAATGTTCATATTCTGATTCAGCATCAAAAACTTGTTTATTTTGGGGTACCTAAAACAGTCTTAAAAACCGATCATTCCATATGTTCTCATAAAATTGCACAGTTTGTTTTGCACTCATGTAGTAATTGTCTAATGTGGTGCTAAGTCCTTTTTTCATTTGCAATTCATAGCCCAAACCGTGTGCCATTTTGATTGTGGTGTCAACATAAAACTCTGTTTGAGCACCACAAATTTCAATGCTACGAACATCGTTTTCGTTGAGTAGTTTTCTTAGTTTAGTGTGATAGAAAGAATTGGCATGTGTTTTCTGAATGAAATAATCATTTGGTTGACTATCAATTTCGGGGATGATTTTCCAAAGGAAGCTTCCAAATATTAATTCTTCGTCGTTATGTTGGATAAAAATAATCGGTTTATGTGCATGACGATAAGCCGTAATGCGACTGTTTATACCAGTCACACATTCTTGAATGTTAAAAATGTCCTGCGGCTCTTTACAAACGCCATTTTGAAAATCAATAACTAGTAGTGTGTCTGATATTGGTAACATCATTTTTCCTTCTTTTAAGTTAAGTGTTCAAATTTAGGGAGCCACTAAACGAATAGAAAGACGTATTATAGTCCAATATTATTCGTTTTCTTTCACTTACTCTTACCATGAACTAATACATTAGTATCTTCGTAAATAAGCTATTTGAATTACAACGTTATATTAACACATTAAAAAAACGTATGTTGATGCACGAATAAAGTAGCTGCGTATTTTAAAGGTTTGTTAAATACATAAGTTGCGGTGCCAGTGACATTAATTTTGTACAAGCACTGGTACGTCATAAAATTTTTCTTCTTATATATTATCAAAAAAAGGCCAATCAATATTGTTATTGATCGGTCTTTTTTATATCAAGTTGAGATGAATATACGAACAAATGGTGATAATTTTTAGAACTAGTAGATAG contains:
- a CDS encoding cysteine hydrolase family protein, whose product is MLPISDTLLVIDFQNGVCKEPQDIFNIQECVTGINSRITAYRHAHKPIIFIQHNDEELIFGSFLWKIIPEIDSQPNDYFIQKTHANSFYHTKLRKLLNENDVRSIEICGAQTEFYVDTTIKMAHGLGYELQMKKGLSTTLDNYYMSAKQTVQFYENIWNDRFLRLF